The following are encoded in a window of Methanocella sp. genomic DNA:
- a CDS encoding M20 family metallopeptidase, whose protein sequence is MSDFKTPAEQFLKDMIAIPSVTGHEGSMKDYLAGAFAKIGLDVELQQVEGDRFNVIGKLGEGPIKLMLCTHTDVIPALDESLWHSPPFEATMRNGRIYGRGATDAKGSLAAAIDAMQRIRPKNNSGSVALAAVVEEETGRSLGARKLMEAYKPEAGIILEPTGLRVAIAHKGALRPVITVHGQAAHSSSADMGVNAVSISGEVLRDLERYRNKIMNLVDPMLGRSSLEVTMIRGGERINVIPVKCLIYIDRRLTSGETVEGAFDDLVNVVERIGEETGARLDVERLCSYPSSSVSENEPVVSLIKGVLAAHGLPSAPVGFPAGCDMWTFRKNSVPTAILGPGYLDQAHGVDEYIDREQLKLAADLYEDIIKKAMM, encoded by the coding sequence ATGTCCGATTTTAAGACGCCCGCCGAGCAATTCCTAAAAGACATGATCGCCATACCTTCGGTCACCGGCCACGAGGGCTCCATGAAGGACTACCTGGCCGGCGCCTTTGCGAAGATAGGGCTGGACGTCGAATTGCAGCAGGTCGAAGGGGACCGCTTTAACGTCATCGGAAAGCTGGGAGAAGGACCCATAAAGCTCATGCTCTGTACGCACACGGACGTCATCCCGGCGCTGGACGAGTCGCTGTGGCATTCTCCGCCTTTCGAGGCCACCATGAGGAACGGCCGCATCTACGGGCGGGGCGCGACGGATGCCAAGGGCTCGCTGGCCGCCGCCATCGATGCCATGCAGCGGATAAGGCCAAAAAACAATAGCGGCTCCGTGGCGCTGGCGGCCGTCGTGGAGGAGGAGACGGGGAGGTCCCTGGGCGCTCGAAAGCTCATGGAAGCGTATAAGCCGGAGGCGGGCATCATCCTGGAGCCCACCGGCCTGCGGGTCGCCATCGCTCACAAGGGGGCCCTCAGGCCCGTCATTACGGTGCACGGCCAGGCCGCCCACTCTTCGAGCGCCGACATGGGCGTCAACGCTGTCTCCATCTCGGGCGAAGTGCTCCGGGACCTGGAGCGCTATCGCAATAAGATCATGAACCTGGTCGACCCGATGCTGGGCCGATCCTCGCTCGAGGTGACCATGATCCGGGGCGGGGAGCGCATCAACGTCATACCTGTGAAGTGCCTCATCTACATTGACAGGCGGCTCACATCCGGCGAGACCGTTGAAGGGGCGTTCGACGACCTCGTCAACGTGGTGGAGAGGATCGGCGAGGAGACCGGCGCCCGGCTGGACGTGGAGCGGCTATGCTCCTATCCTTCGTCGAGCGTGAGCGAAAATGAGCCCGTTGTCTCGCTCATCAAGGGCGTGCTGGCGGCGCATGGCCTGCCCTCGGCGCCCGTCGGCTTCCCCGCGGGCTGCGACATGTGGACCTTCAGGAAGAACAGCGTGCCCACTGCAATTTTGGGCCCGGGATACCTGGACCAGGCCCACGGCGTGGACGAGTACATCGACCGGGAGCAGCTGAAGCTGGCGGCGGACCTGTACGAGGACATCATTAAAAAAGCGATGATGTAA
- the hemA gene encoding glutamyl-tRNA reductase: protein MTFITSVSINHHKAPIEDIERARFRDADATLKRLKAAGASESMVLQTCNRVELYAVSEDSGLLKKFAAGEGMPPLEHACGDDALLHLLRLACGLDSMVIGEDQILGQLKSAYLISENSGCMGGILSTAVLGAIDAGRRARLETRINRGSVSIGSAAVELAESLLGDLKDKSILVVGAGEMGTLVANGLADKNLKGIYVANRTFEQAQRLAASLGGTAVRLDDICNHITTADVIICATAAPHLIITKKMVEARIRDRPLIIIDITNPRNVEETVSRVPGVVLYNIDGLRKINEANLERRRAEVAPVERIIQEELGRIKKAYNRQRADHVIGDLYLQADSLRLAELDRAVNRLSSHGGLNEAQKDILYEFSRSLTGKILAVPARRLRLAAERGDDEYIRTARVLFDLEEHDELPGHKA from the coding sequence ATGACTTTCATAACGAGCGTGTCCATAAACCACCATAAGGCTCCCATAGAAGACATCGAGCGCGCCCGGTTCCGGGACGCGGACGCCACGCTCAAAAGGCTGAAGGCCGCGGGCGCCTCGGAGTCCATGGTCCTCCAGACATGTAACCGCGTAGAGCTTTACGCGGTATCGGAGGACTCCGGGCTGCTCAAAAAATTCGCCGCCGGGGAGGGCATGCCCCCCCTGGAGCACGCGTGCGGCGACGACGCGCTGCTGCATTTATTGCGCCTGGCCTGCGGCCTGGACTCCATGGTCATCGGGGAAGACCAGATCCTGGGCCAGCTCAAGTCGGCATACCTTATATCGGAAAATAGCGGCTGCATGGGCGGCATCCTGTCCACGGCCGTCCTCGGGGCCATCGACGCGGGCCGGCGCGCCCGCCTGGAGACCCGGATAAATAGGGGCTCCGTATCCATCGGCTCGGCGGCCGTCGAGCTGGCCGAGTCACTGCTGGGAGACCTGAAGGACAAGTCCATCCTGGTCGTGGGCGCGGGGGAGATGGGCACGCTCGTGGCCAACGGCCTCGCCGACAAGAATCTAAAGGGGATTTACGTGGCGAATCGCACGTTCGAGCAGGCCCAGAGGCTGGCCGCCAGCCTGGGCGGCACGGCGGTCAGGCTCGACGACATCTGCAATCACATTACAACCGCAGACGTCATCATCTGCGCCACAGCGGCGCCCCACCTCATTATCACGAAGAAGATGGTGGAGGCCCGCATACGCGACCGGCCGCTCATCATCATCGACATCACCAACCCCAGGAACGTCGAGGAGACCGTGTCCCGGGTGCCCGGAGTCGTCCTGTACAACATCGACGGCCTCCGCAAAATAAACGAGGCCAACCTGGAGCGCCGCAGGGCGGAGGTCGCCCCGGTCGAGCGCATCATTCAGGAGGAGCTGGGCCGAATAAAGAAGGCGTATAACCGCCAGCGCGCAGACCACGTCATCGGCGACCTTTATCTGCAGGCGGACAGCCTCCGGCTCGCGGAACTGGACCGGGCGGTAAATCGTTTATCCTCTCACGGGGGCCTGAACGAGGCCCAGAAGGACATCCTGTACGAGTTTTCCCGCTCCCTGACGGGCAAGATCCTGGCGGTGCCCGCCCGGCGGCTCCGGCTGGCGGCGGAGAGGGGCGACGACGAATATATAAGGACAGCGAGAGTACTTTTCGACCTGGAGGAACACGATGAGCTACCCGGTCACAAGGCCTAG
- a CDS encoding bifunctional precorrin-2 dehydrogenase/sirohydrochlorin ferrochelatase — protein MGEYLPLFLEFSCKKVVIFGGGAVGERKAKYFLPAEVVVVSPGFTECLDAMGADGIVRLERRAVREEDVGGLIEGAFLVVAATGNKRLNDAIARAAESAGILANNATGESSAIVPSLLKRGDVMVAVSTGGRSPALSRYLRLKLEAALGGDLERMAKLQERVREQLKKTIEDQKGREEVLRTILDDSDVWEALKEEDKAFELAMRHARP, from the coding sequence ATGGGCGAGTACCTGCCGCTATTTCTGGAATTTTCCTGTAAAAAGGTCGTCATCTTCGGCGGAGGGGCCGTGGGCGAGCGGAAGGCCAAGTACTTTTTACCGGCCGAAGTCGTGGTGGTCAGCCCCGGGTTCACGGAGTGCCTGGATGCCATGGGCGCCGACGGCATCGTGAGGCTGGAGCGGCGGGCCGTCCGGGAGGAGGATGTCGGGGGGCTGATCGAGGGCGCCTTCCTCGTCGTGGCGGCGACGGGGAACAAGAGGCTCAACGACGCCATCGCCCGTGCGGCGGAGTCGGCGGGCATCCTGGCCAACAACGCCACGGGCGAGTCGTCTGCCATCGTGCCTTCGCTCCTGAAGAGAGGCGACGTGATGGTAGCGGTATCAACAGGCGGCCGCAGCCCGGCCTTATCCCGTTACCTCCGGCTGAAGCTGGAGGCGGCGCTGGGCGGGGACCTGGAGCGGATGGCGAAGCTCCAGGAAAGAGTACGGGAGCAGCTTAAAAAAACCATTGAAGACCAGAAGGGGCGGGAAGAGGTCCTCAGGACTATTTTAGACGACTCCGACGTGTGGGAGGCCTTAAAAGAAGAGGACAAGGCCTTCGAGCTCGCCATGAGGCACGCCCGGCCATAG
- a CDS encoding DUF4013 domain-containing protein codes for MPRNDFLETLIDALKYASSNISALLVGGIVFLLSAFIVGLPFFLGYITRCMRETITGNGILPEWDNIMDMFWVGLHMVIVFLAYALAYLVIISLIAIPVYIFRQLNMPNMVLLSTIVLVLTMAIVAVIFCVVFFASWVLFATTGSIRVALTPGRVQSLISRNPNGYVVALLASVAIIAIASVSALLVVIIPWVGFAAFSSLSFIYSKYYQANRGMV; via the coding sequence ATGCCCCGGAACGACTTCCTCGAGACCCTCATCGATGCTCTAAAATACGCATCGTCGAACATCTCGGCGCTCCTCGTGGGCGGCATCGTATTTCTGCTATCGGCCTTCATCGTAGGGCTCCCCTTCTTCCTGGGCTATATCACCCGCTGTATGCGCGAGACCATCACGGGCAACGGAATCCTGCCAGAGTGGGACAATATCATGGACATGTTCTGGGTCGGGCTCCACATGGTCATCGTATTCCTGGCCTACGCCCTGGCCTACCTGGTCATCATATCGCTCATCGCCATACCCGTGTACATCTTCCGGCAGCTCAACATGCCGAACATGGTCCTGCTGAGCACGATCGTGCTCGTCCTGACCATGGCGATAGTGGCCGTGATCTTCTGCGTGGTATTCTTCGCCTCATGGGTACTTTTCGCGACCACCGGCAGCATCCGGGTAGCGCTGACGCCGGGCCGGGTGCAGAGCCTGATCTCGCGGAACCCGAACGGGTACGTGGTGGCGCTGCTCGCGTCCGTGGCCATCATCGCCATAGCCTCAGTGTCGGCCCTGCTTGTGGTGATCATACCCTGGGTCGGGTTCGCCGCGTTCTCGTCACTCTCGTTCATATACTCGAAGTACTATCAGGCTAACCGGGGAATGGTATAA